In Marivivens aquimaris, one genomic interval encodes:
- a CDS encoding Lrp/AsnC family transcriptional regulator — protein MTDLDSISRKILRELTRDGRISNLALAEKVGLSPSACLRRVQELEKRGVIKGYRARLDAKQTGRGFAVYVAVGLSEHSQKSQRDFETAMSRAPEVTECHNIAGAFEYLLRVEVADLDAYKSFHTDTLGIVPHVRSITSYMVMETTKDDRG, from the coding sequence ATGACGGATTTAGACAGCATAAGCCGCAAGATATTGCGCGAACTCACCAGAGATGGGCGGATCAGTAATTTGGCACTGGCCGAGAAAGTCGGGCTGTCTCCGTCTGCCTGTCTGCGCCGTGTGCAGGAGCTGGAAAAGCGCGGGGTTATCAAGGGTTACCGCGCGCGGCTCGATGCGAAGCAGACCGGCCGCGGATTTGCTGTCTACGTGGCTGTCGGCCTGTCAGAACATTCGCAGAAATCCCAGCGTGACTTCGAAACCGCGATGTCCCGCGCACCCGAAGTGACGGAATGCCACAACATCGCAGGGGCGTTCGAATACCTCCTGCGGGTCGAAGTGGCCGATCTGGACGCCTATAAGTCCTTCCACACCGATACACTCGGCATCGTCCCGCATGTGCGTTCGATCACCAGCTACATGGTGATGGAAACGACGAAGGACGACCGCGGCTAA
- a CDS encoding division/cell wall cluster transcriptional repressor MraZ — protein sequence MIHSFEGEHYQKVDRKGRMSVPADFRRELALGDADAEVRGTVRMKIVYGQHLKEHVAVYPMDEYQRIVEDIYAMPRSKARDQKRLSQLFVTKSLTIEADKDGRVILNKTIRDKLGIEEGEIYFRGGVGNFEMWNAEHFRETVEADIDEWLDEQDEDFDPLELLGGE from the coding sequence GTGATCCACTCGTTCGAAGGCGAGCACTACCAGAAAGTCGACCGGAAGGGCCGTATGTCCGTTCCGGCTGATTTTCGTCGTGAGCTTGCCTTGGGTGATGCGGATGCCGAAGTGCGCGGCACGGTCCGTATGAAGATCGTCTACGGCCAACACCTCAAAGAACATGTCGCTGTCTACCCGATGGACGAATACCAGCGCATCGTCGAAGACATCTATGCGATGCCGCGCTCCAAAGCGCGCGACCAGAAGCGCCTGTCGCAGCTTTTCGTGACCAAATCGCTCACGATCGAAGCCGACAAGGATGGCCGCGTCATTCTCAATAAGACCATTCGCGACAAGCTCGGCATCGAAGAGGGCGAGATCTATTTCCGCGGCGGTGTCGGGAACTTCGAAATGTGGAACGCGGAGCACTTCCGCGAGACTGTCGAAGCCGATATCGACGAATGGCTGGACGAGCAGGACGAGGACTTCGATCCGCTCGAACTGCTGGGAGGCGAATAA
- the rsmH gene encoding 16S rRNA (cytosine(1402)-N(4))-methyltransferase RsmH — MSAPDKPHIPVLLRPLIKAVSPVSGTWLDGTFGAGGYTRALLEAGADKVIGVDRDPLAFEMASGWVGDYGDRLEMVEGTFSEMDSYATGLDGVVLDLGVSSMQLDLAERGFSFMKDGPLDMRMSQSGTSAADLCNELEEAELADIIYLYGEERASRRIAKAIVQARPIHTTLQLAKLVESCLPRPKPGQSHPATRTFQALRIAVNDEYGQLFEGLLAAERALRPGGLLAVVTFHSVEDRMTKRFFQARSGRTANANRYAPVIEKDKPAFEMVEKKAIGPDDQELEENPRSRSAKLRVARRTDAPGGEIDKASLGMPLRKGER; from the coding sequence ATGTCCGCTCCAGACAAACCCCACATTCCCGTTTTATTGAGACCGCTTATCAAGGCGGTCTCTCCTGTCTCTGGCACATGGCTTGACGGCACCTTCGGGGCAGGGGGCTACACCCGTGCTCTGCTCGAAGCGGGCGCCGACAAAGTCATCGGTGTCGACCGCGATCCGCTGGCGTTCGAAATGGCGTCGGGCTGGGTTGGCGACTACGGCGACCGTCTGGAAATGGTCGAGGGTACGTTCTCCGAAATGGACAGCTATGCCACCGGCCTTGACGGTGTTGTGCTCGATCTAGGCGTGTCGTCCATGCAGCTCGATCTGGCGGAGCGCGGCTTTTCGTTCATGAAGGACGGCCCGCTCGATATGCGGATGAGCCAGTCTGGCACCTCGGCTGCCGACCTCTGCAACGAGCTGGAAGAGGCCGAACTGGCCGACATCATTTACCTCTACGGTGAAGAGCGCGCGAGCCGCCGCATCGCCAAAGCTATCGTGCAGGCGCGCCCGATCCACACCACGCTGCAACTGGCTAAGCTCGTCGAAAGCTGCCTGCCGCGCCCCAAACCCGGCCAGAGCCACCCCGCGACCCGCACGTTCCAAGCACTCCGCATCGCGGTGAACGACGAGTACGGACAACTGTTCGAAGGCCTTCTGGCCGCGGAGCGTGCGCTCCGCCCTGGTGGTCTGCTGGCTGTCGTGACCTTCCATTCGGTCGAAGACCGCATGACCAAGCGTTTCTTCCAAGCGCGTTCGGGCCGTACGGCCAACGCCAACCGCTACGCGCCGGTCATCGAAAAAGACAAACCTGCATTCGAGATGGTCGAGAAGAAGGCCATCGGTCCGGACGATCAGGAACTCGAAGAAAACCCGCGTTCACGTTCAGCCAAGCTGCGCGTGGCGCGCCGCACCGATGCACCGGGCGGGGAAATCGACAAGGCGTCACTCGGGATGCCACTTCGGAAAGGTGAGCGTTAA
- a CDS encoding Mrp/NBP35 family ATP-binding protein, whose amino-acid sequence MALDKARVTEILQSVSVPGGGNLVSRDLVRALLVAKDQIRFIIEASSPQEAQNLEGVRVAAVAAVESESGGVPVTAILTAHGPAAAAPTQQQQAPNLKIGRHPTPQQGGPQGVPGIKRIIAIGSGKGGVGKSTVSSNLAVALAKQGKKVGLLDADIYGPSQPRMMGVSGKPTSKDGENIDPLTAHGVTVMSIGFMVEEDKAVIWRGPMLMGALQQLLGQVKWGELDVLLIDLPPGTGDIQLTLCQRTNLTGAIVVSTPQDVALLDARKALDMFSTLKTPVLGLIENMSVFHCPNCGHESHIFGHGGVAAEADKLGVPLLGALPIDLDTRLAGDSGTPVAAKEGPMADHYNAIAKRLVDGGIV is encoded by the coding sequence ATGGCTCTGGATAAGGCCCGCGTCACCGAAATTCTGCAATCGGTCTCTGTGCCGGGTGGCGGGAATCTGGTTTCCCGCGATCTCGTGCGTGCCCTTTTAGTTGCAAAGGACCAGATTCGATTCATCATTGAGGCGTCTTCGCCGCAAGAAGCGCAGAATCTCGAAGGTGTTCGCGTTGCGGCCGTCGCTGCCGTCGAGTCGGAATCGGGCGGCGTTCCCGTCACAGCCATTCTGACTGCGCATGGCCCCGCTGCCGCCGCGCCGACCCAGCAACAACAAGCTCCGAACCTCAAGATCGGTCGTCACCCGACGCCCCAGCAGGGCGGTCCGCAGGGCGTGCCGGGAATCAAGCGCATCATTGCGATCGGTTCGGGCAAGGGCGGCGTCGGCAAATCGACCGTTTCGTCGAACCTTGCGGTGGCGCTCGCGAAGCAGGGTAAGAAGGTCGGCCTGCTCGACGCTGATATATATGGTCCCAGCCAGCCGCGCATGATGGGTGTCAGCGGGAAGCCCACTTCTAAAGACGGCGAGAATATCGACCCGCTCACCGCGCACGGTGTCACTGTTATGTCTATCGGCTTCATGGTCGAGGAGGACAAAGCCGTCATCTGGCGCGGTCCGATGCTGATGGGCGCGCTGCAACAGCTGCTGGGGCAGGTGAAGTGGGGCGAGCTCGACGTTCTTCTGATCGACCTGCCGCCGGGAACGGGTGATATCCAGCTGACCCTTTGCCAGCGCACTAACCTTACCGGCGCTATAGTAGTGTCGACTCCGCAGGATGTGGCGCTGCTGGATGCGCGCAAGGCGCTCGATATGTTCTCTACGCTCAAAACGCCGGTTCTGGGCCTGATCGAGAATATGTCGGTCTTCCATTGTCCGAACTGCGGTCACGAGAGCCACATCTTCGGCCATGGTGGTGTCGCTGCTGAAGCGGACAAACTGGGCGTTCCGCTGCTGGGCGCTCTGCCCATCGACCTTGATACCCGTCTGGCAGGCGACAGCGGTACGCCAGTCGCTGCGAAAGAGGGGCCGATGGCCGACCATTATAATGCGATCGCCAAGCGGCTCGTTGACGGCGGGATCGTCTGA
- a CDS encoding DUF1127 domain-containing protein produces MAYANDARATGFNFFGSVSNLSATLADRFAKFKLYRATMVELEKLSDRELNDLGIARAMIKGVAIEAAYGAN; encoded by the coding sequence ATGGCATACGCAAACGACGCACGCGCCACTGGCTTTAACTTCTTCGGTTCGGTTTCGAACCTGAGCGCCACCTTGGCCGACCGCTTTGCCAAGTTCAAACTGTACCGCGCTACGATGGTTGAGCTGGAAAAGCTCTCGGATCGCGAACTGAACGACCTGGGCATCGCCCGCGCAATGATCAAGGGCGTCGCTATCGAAGCCGCCTACGGCGCGAACTAA
- the ftsL gene encoding cell division protein FtsL — translation MRSLLYVMTALGVIGLAFWAYQENYRTQDSLKEVRQLNRQIASANARLRMLQAEWAYQNRPDRLRDLAELNFDRLGLLPLMPDGFGRVDQVAFPMVLPSELGRVIEVSSDGDAEVTE, via the coding sequence ATGCGTAGTCTGCTTTATGTGATGACCGCACTTGGCGTAATCGGACTGGCCTTCTGGGCCTATCAGGAAAACTACCGCACGCAGGACTCGCTCAAGGAAGTCCGCCAACTGAACCGTCAGATCGCGTCGGCCAACGCGCGTCTACGGATGCTTCAGGCAGAGTGGGCGTACCAGAACCGTCCTGACCGTTTGCGTGACCTTGCCGAACTGAACTTCGACCGTCTTGGTCTTCTGCCGCTGATGCCTGATGGCTTTGGCCGCGTCGATCAGGTGGCGTTCCCGATGGTTCTGCCGAGCGAACTTGGCCGCGTGATCGAAGTCTCGAGCGACGGTGATGCAGAGGTGACAGAATGA